One Streptomonospora salina genomic window, TCAATCGGCGTAGAGCCCGTCGATGGCGTCGGCGTAGGTCTCCTGCACCACCCGGCGCCTGAGCTTGAGCGAGGGGGTCAGCTCCCCGCTTTCGACCGTCCACTCCACCGGCAGCAGCCGCCAGCGCTTGACCTGCTGGACACGGGCGAGCCGGGCGTTGGCGGTGTCGACCGCCCGCTGCACCTCCTGGCGCACCTGCGGGTTCTCGGCCAGCGCGGCCGGGCCGGTGTCGGCGATGCCGCGCGCCCGCGCCCAGCCCGGCACGGTCTCGGCGTCCAGCGTCAGCAGCGCCACCGGGTAGGGGCGCCCGTCACCGCAGGCCATGGCCTGTCCGATCAGCACGTTCTCCTTGAGAAGGTTCTCGACCGGTGCAGGGGCGATGTTCTCGCCGCCGGCGGTGACGATCAGCTCCTTCTTGCGGTCGACGACGTAGAGGAACCCGTCGTCGTCGACCCGTCCGAGGTCGCCGGTGTGCAGCCAGCCTTCGGGGTCGAAGAGCGCCTCGGTGTCGCCGGGCCGGTTGAGGTAGCCGGCCGTGTTGACGGGCCCGCGCACCAGGATCTCGCCGTCGTCGGCGACCGCCGCCTCCATTCCTTCGGAGGGCCGACCGACGCTTCCGAACTTGTAGGCGCCGTCGCGGTTGAGGGCGACCGCACCGCAGTTCTCGGTCATGCCGTAGACGTCGCGCACGAGCACACCCAGTCCGCTGAAGAAGCGCAGCGTGTCCGCGGGCATGGGCGCGGCGGCGGTGGTGAAGCTGGTGCAGCGGTCCAGGCCGACCAGGGACCGGATCGGCGCGAGCACCGCCGCCTCGGCCTCGGCGAAGCGCCGCTCCAGCGCGGCGCTGCGGCTGCGGCCGTACTGACCGGCCTCCAGATAGGCGCGGGCGGTCTCGGCGGCCTCGTCGACGGCGGCGCGCCGCTCCTCGGGCGCGGCCGCCAGCGCAGCCGCCAGGCTCGACTGCAGCTTCTCCCACACGCGCGGGACCCCGAAGAGCGCGTGCGGGCGCACCGTGTTCAGGTAGGCGCCCAGCCGGGCGGGGTCGGGGCAGAAGTGCAGGTGCCCGGCGATACGCAGCGGCAGGTAGACGCTCAGGACGCGTTCGGCGATGTGGGCCAGCGGCAGGTAGGAGATCGAGGATCCGCCCACGGGCAGGTCGTTGGCGCGCAGCGTCGAGGTGGCCTGGAACAGCACCTGGCGGTGGGTCTGGGGCACGCCCTTGGGGGTGCCGGTGGTGCCGGAGGTGTAGAGCAGTGCGGCGGTGTCCTCGGGGCGCAGTGCGCTCATGCGCTCGTGCACGGGCGCGGGGTCGGCGGCGTAGGCATCGCGGCCGCGGCGGCGGAACCCGCTCCACCCCACGAACGCGGTGCCGCCGGGGCCGGGACCGTCCGGAACGGCCTCGTCGTCGAGCAGGACCACGGTGTGCAGACGGCTCGGGGCCTCCAGGGCCGGACGCCACCGCTCCAGCTCCGCGGCGCCCTCCAGCACGGCCACGGAGGCGCCGCAGTCGTCGGCGACGTAGGCGACCTGCTCGGGCGGGAACGTAGCGTAGACGGTCAGGGGCACACCGCCGGCGTGCACGGCGCCCATGTCGGCGACGAGGTGCTCGGGGCGGTTGGGCAGCATCAGGGCGACGACCTCGCCGGGCAGCAGACCGCACTCGGCCAGGCCGGCCGCCGTCTCCAGCGCGGCACGGCGGTACTGGGCCCACGTCAGCGTGATCCCCTCCGCCTCGGCCCCCTCCTCCGTCTCGTCGGCCCCCTCGCAGGCGCCGCGCCGGGAGAGGGCGGGTCGGTCACCGTGCTCCTCGGCCGCCTGGCGCAGCCAGTCCACGAGGGTCAGCCCGGCGATCTCGGCGTCGACGTCCCGCCGCTCGCCCAGGACGTCGACGCCGGTGCCGCCGGCGGTGTGCCGCATCGAACCCCCAGATGTGTTCCGGATCACACTCCGTGGGGCGTATCGGACCACGACGGCGCGGGCGCCGCAAGGCCCCGGCCGCCGGGACGTCCCGGCGCGCCGCTCAGCCGTAGAGTCCCGCGCCGGGGCGGTCCGGGCGGGTGCGGGTCTCGGCCCAGGCGCGGGCCAACCGGTCGACGCCTTCGGCCAGCACCTCGGGCGGGTGGGCATACGACAGCCGTACGCGCCGCTCCAGGGTGCCGTCGACGCCGAACAGCGGCCCGGGCGCCAGATGCGCACCGTTCCGGTCGGCGGCTTCGGCCAGCGCCCCGGCGGCGGCGCGCGGCAGTCCCGCCCACAGCACCAGCCCGCCGGAAGGGCTGGTGAACTCCCAGTCGGGAAGGCGCTCGCGCAGGGCGGTGACCAGGGCGTCGCGGTTGCGGCGCAGTTGGCTGCTGCGTTCGGCGCGGATGCGCAGGGTGTCGGCCAGCAAGTGAGTGACGGTGAGCTGGTCCACCAGCGAACTGGACAGGTCCAGGCGGTGGCGGGCGGCGGTGAGCCGCTCGACCATGGGCGGGGTGGTGCGCACCCAGCCGATGCGCAGCCCGCCCCAGAAGGTCTTGGCCGCCGAGCCGACGGTGAAGACGCGGCCGTCGGCGTCGTGGGCGGCCAGCGGGGCGGGCAGGTCGCCGGAGTCGATCGCCAGCTCCGCCGCACTCTCGTCGACGATGAGGGCGCTGTCGGCGCGGCGGGCTGCGGCGGCCACGGCCGCGCGCTCGTCGTCGTCCATCAGCACCCCGGTGGGGTTCTGGAAATCGGGGATGAGGTAGGCGACGGCGGGTTTGATGCGGCGGAAGGCGTCGAGCACGTGGTCCATGTCCCAGCCGGAGGGGGTGACCCCGACGGTACGCACGCGGGCGTCCAGCCGTCGCGCGGCGTCCAGGGCGTGGGGGTAGGTGGGCGATTCCACCAGCAGGCTGTCGCCGGGCTCGGTGAGCAGGTCCATCAGCAGCGCGACGGCGTGCATGGCGCCGCCGGTGACGAAGATCTGCTCGGGCTCGGTGGGCAGGCCCCGCTCGACGTAGCGCCGGGCGACGGCGTGGCGCAGCTCGGGGAGGCCGCGGGGGCTGTAGCCGATGCCGCCGACGTGTGCGGCCAGCTGGTCCACGGCCAGGCGGGCGGCCGGCTGGATGCCGTCGACCGCGGCCGGTGCCGCCATGCCCAGGTCGATCCGGTCGGGGCGGGGCGTGAGCGCGCCCGAGCCCGCGCCCGAATCCGGCAGCACGGTCCAGCTCCCGGCGCCCTGGCGGCTGTCCAGGAAGCCGTTCTCACGCAGCCAGGAGTAGGCGGCGGTGACGGTGTTGCGGCTGACGCCCA contains:
- a CDS encoding AMP-dependent synthetase/ligase → MRHTAGGTGVDVLGERRDVDAEIAGLTLVDWLRQAAEEHGDRPALSRRGACEGADETEEGAEAEGITLTWAQYRRAALETAAGLAECGLLPGEVVALMLPNRPEHLVADMGAVHAGGVPLTVYATFPPEQVAYVADDCGASVAVLEGAAELERWRPALEAPSRLHTVVLLDDEAVPDGPGPGGTAFVGWSGFRRRGRDAYAADPAPVHERMSALRPEDTAALLYTSGTTGTPKGVPQTHRQVLFQATSTLRANDLPVGGSSISYLPLAHIAERVLSVYLPLRIAGHLHFCPDPARLGAYLNTVRPHALFGVPRVWEKLQSSLAAALAAAPEERRAAVDEAAETARAYLEAGQYGRSRSAALERRFAEAEAAVLAPIRSLVGLDRCTSFTTAAAPMPADTLRFFSGLGVLVRDVYGMTENCGAVALNRDGAYKFGSVGRPSEGMEAAVADDGEILVRGPVNTAGYLNRPGDTEALFDPEGWLHTGDLGRVDDDGFLYVVDRKKELIVTAGGENIAPAPVENLLKENVLIGQAMACGDGRPYPVALLTLDAETVPGWARARGIADTGPAALAENPQVRQEVQRAVDTANARLARVQQVKRWRLLPVEWTVESGELTPSLKLRRRVVQETYADAIDGLYAD
- the yczR gene encoding MocR-like transcription factor YczR, encoding MVDERRINGHLLARLVGRSAEGRPYYLALGRAVSGLVLDGRVPTFTRLPAERDLAAALGVSRNTVTAAYSWLRENGFLDSRQGAGSWTVLPDSGAGSGALTPRPDRIDLGMAAPAAVDGIQPAARLAVDQLAAHVGGIGYSPRGLPELRHAVARRYVERGLPTEPEQIFVTGGAMHAVALLMDLLTEPGDSLLVESPTYPHALDAARRLDARVRTVGVTPSGWDMDHVLDAFRRIKPAVAYLIPDFQNPTGVLMDDDERAAVAAAARRADSALIVDESAAELAIDSGDLPAPLAAHDADGRVFTVGSAAKTFWGGLRIGWVRTTPPMVERLTAARHRLDLSSSLVDQLTVTHLLADTLRIRAERSSQLRRNRDALVTALRERLPDWEFTSPSGGLVLWAGLPRAAAGALAEAADRNGAHLAPGPLFGVDGTLERRVRLSYAHPPEVLAEGVDRLARAWAETRTRPDRPGAGLYG